One Archangium violaceum genomic window, ACGCGCGCCGTGGAGGGCGCGGAGGATGACGCCGAGGCCGGTGGCGCCTCCATGAGCCGGCTGCGCGTGGGGCCCCGGGACGTCGTATGCGGCATCTCCGCGAGCGCGCGGACTCCCTTCGTCCTGGGCGCGATGGACGAGGCGAAGCGGCGGGGAGCGCGCACGGTGCTGGTGTGCTGCAACCCACCGGGCCCGCGCGTGAAGGTGGATCACGTGCTGCTGGCCGAGACGGGGCCGGAGCTGGTGGCGGGCAGCACGCGGCTGAAGGCGGGCACGGCGACGAAGCTGATCCTCAACGCGCTCACCACGACGGCCTTCGTGCTCCTGGGCAAGGTGTACCGGGGGCGGATGGTGGACGTGCGGCCCACGAACGAGAAGCTGCGGGAGCGAGCCGCGCGGATGGTGGCGGAGCTGACGGACCTGCCCCCCGCGGCGGCGAAACGGCTGCTGGAGCAGGCCGGCAACGAGGTGAAGGTGGCGCTGGCCATGCACTTCACGGGACTCCCCGCGAAGGAGGCCAGGCGCCGC contains:
- the murQ gene encoding N-acetylmuramic acid 6-phosphate etherase, with amino-acid sequence MGRSRSKRIALPPTERSHPRADDLDLASPEEVVRLLHQEDEAAVRAVRPALRDVASVARSVADALRAGGRLLYVGAGTSGRLGVLDASECPPTFGASPSQVQAVIAGGRRAMTRAVEGAEDDAEAGGASMSRLRVGPRDVVCGISASARTPFVLGAMDEAKRRGARTVLVCCNPPGPRVKVDHVLLAETGPELVAGSTRLKAGTATKLILNALTTTAFVLLGKVYRGRMVDVRPTNEKLRERAARMVAELTDLPPAAAKRLLEQAGNEVKVALAMHFTGLPAKEARRRLKHAPLRTLADS